A stretch of the Ornithodoros turicata isolate Travis chromosome 4, ASM3712646v1, whole genome shotgun sequence genome encodes the following:
- the LOC135391852 gene encoding titin homolog: MHGRKRIWSTESRSRADNVTVRGHCTHGGSPFIRTPIEGHHKEDTFATKLSRSSDTSKKSSGPHSAGVLRAPKNFIDLQGETTSTGCSATRETTSKSTERSVVKQPKPSPYAVTSGATTVSHNQGSLKLEAGAIVPWEDLQRRMAPLASLQPAEKGLLYTNNLLSRVAETASLLTSGKNRASQEAQGVRKSPTRSSKVRDIIRQMNRQLHSSVVTPQEFKCPAYAPPAAWPPTQTDVGEIIRDEIEHPQSIHYTSPNSAAEERFAHDVTVMPTITRGSIRNKLHPGTFLSAADNSRGTAAKPRKRGKSMLDLFKHDRPSLAWPDNERDNDGTPTRHSMINDIGGIENYSSFSMQRTSTDDYFNSLKTNKKETIFWSTKPSENKRSRQQEQKETSKEPRNVGNPLHRSPALMNEAITAKLPTDVPGTKKHNTVIPDLCVFGEGSLRLGDSVSVHCGKPSTYRNITEAKESQVVHGSPLAPESPERTENTTRLLSDESPEKRATQNIAEKMPGVPPNQNNSETSELQGPARQSIQDEALTIDELAEYMKLAKDLKVRRGSCFPPGGLKPERTVTAASSRRKPTVTMEAKIELHGKGHVTMTFDANAEDEAEADETNVFEPPSIASVLQTPKRASMDVKYGSVPPSTPFPEDMKRKSVDFGHVGDHKSLTYEPLEPPCTVSHTVARLGHTKDQVSPSSPSKDSMYFSTQEPSGGAPKDVSPTSETKTCVATDLAASPLKSAMKHTQKEQASESFSAASLPPEVVPVSPVLVPIHPSLPLEMEATKKYYPAEQSPAAADISGSVPSAVSQSLADAQPETSLNIKEPRTGPEDLILPVQPQPEVEHTETTHASQKTSEPSPPSGKEQPEYSRLKEDVQTLKSELLSSYQVLKVDVKRDEETIPPPTPEMKDLVADTVSHTRELTGEKLDTQEIKAGDAAAVRDLHTPVKQILGSVSPMTSSSPIRHDQLTAMTGLIVTSTSTVRRLYEEKVPSTKSQTDKKHDRNEKRDATIDRRKPGAVTSDVHGAQDYLAPGAPASFETVAEPVATSASIASPPTSVVSATQPSLSDERPTLLTREKSEDMPVAEHMVAVESEPHVKTGEKSATEPQEKQRTEAAEEALSATAPPDMQGEVHGKAPSTMMSVGKISEPASQEKADEDLPASRAESSEGTIQPYIEKNIIESPVPAASAASRAEYSEGTIQPYTEKNIIESPLPAASAASKAEYSEGTIQPYIEKNIIESPLPAVPEAFRAEYSEGTMQPYIEKDIVESQLPAVPAELVPSDDQHLHQEHAELGEAHAGVTSTGVTVSKQDNLEEELTVQSTPQHGEVAPLNAQPVEGDQGIQKHDVPEPYASVEQITLGPLPTETPTAQGPHVVEKEDGNKLERTQDKLQELPEKISDETLTQIVVQQPSAEYALPAERPAPTQQVSSGDQDVQRREHAQPQEARAEEASTSAAISKEDNLEKALAVQPAAKHDEEPSRNAKPAQGDQSIEKHDVAMRAEETIQRSPSTDAEEAAHEPDVVVREHNEPEQTQEKLQQLPVKTSDETLTHTVTLKESSEDREVKPDTSSLPVVHEEDALSHETAEAPSTVMEELERVRALLDFEVALSNQRRSVVPRAEEFLQVLTPPNDKKEVHEQSAVPGDASELKPGGKAEPTVDVDDDANALQASDFNEGPIADWELELHQLRISRLQTSPSEVQQAQPVAEPLTPSPIASTSSAELKSDEQGVRKARGGPQRLTSFAPAYDSSLVILHENDILSLSTSAYDILIQCEREIIQHLPDAAAASEMLVSTERTAGAPQIDGEAARQQVPSSENATLPSPKEDVCKRIVPDAHVIAKPRVGEAQGDKVQEKIREPEGGTPVEAGNEEHAPDVTVSRTPVGADVKRMATEVPVAPKEPTVADKTQYEATDIKGASTEEQVGDDRRRGSAPGEKEHEGHPQTAPAGYAPVNFGDQLTHTREATGPREAEASGALVEITPTEIALREESPQAMVARDVPDACVEAQDLQLEEKRMPETIEYTGSIPVQKESAKPETKVPTTGEPDLVGARPDSGTKHDEGDETASVIPHKPAKQVPDESGISPEGEEEQEEATKAARKASPGPLPAETRVTESDDIVRKPTAEKTHYKQLPSIEEAEEQQSVEAEKEAVSKTPEDAVVHPDKETAGGLEGKISVDDSELAATERIEPDSNVTEEAPCNVEAERRAFSQDSWETELRQLRNSRLQYSPHEAEQLKAGPEALPVSHIPTRAGDEQLNETVITTVVEGGGPRQGAPGPQRFTSFSPTVTSDDSVVIVYERDILNFLTSDYEIRIHSEREVKERFRDIRVSKQPLSSEATREIVTSQVQPPEEIATKDVSAPKETRKDVFKELVPSQFLPASPGVGPEPKLQTAPHEPILGTEDSEKKPALEDVSVTESATKLPLTDTRLPPQQHETKDSRATPEKESRKTPVAETVAPLKEAKGHTADIGEEKAGSVPEGKADNVDDKPVLPEEQSALPRIESTEDQIAGAVASGETRIIAVKTNEIIERTNTEVALPEPSQVALMEEFPDVTKALEVVSANEKHILQDEAVVKSEAIPVQEGPEPPETEAKAEPVGESDLHEDRISANETVPGSVPLIAASSSGLPVEYSEAPVAEVGSREISTEDEKRVQAPLDTQPEDYASLKKVITLEELKEIETKLLQTCTLNNALFTEMPCTEERDVKAISLIEPYEERQISEETRGETAYEPATSALLEEPELVKQEPYGQLDHIESYMADLLEGGIVLPEATLTGLSSASVKSPLHDDLQTAVVEYVSHDISTEDEKHVQARLDTQPENTLLAEMERPSMPYTPGAKPASLGEPAGEALVPRETRDVTASEPAASAVIDESELARNALDSHGQLDLIESYMVDLLAGGTVLHYETLSGPSPVHDEPSIAGAEIPCQDSSVFLVAAPVESLPARPSTRTADTQTEVSATPSGVSIETCVHSKDLREASTYAYLSEDTDDGRRVPDDYLPLYLHRVTLNDKPSIADMIQKMTPCSEEWEETIPLNWKVNPAKDLEKWPSPCVQDVRSPSLLILGGINLTALDQVLTGCVILRYNFEENEWRRCSMMPLPRYGHRCVFMNGEIYIIGGFDNRDANYGLRISTSFCFRYNARSGEWSVVAPLKHARGYHGVTVVNGRIYAVGGVDANDMLLSSVEWYNHDDNSWTVLDKGLYCGRMGMGVTAFQNNLWVVGGIVQITGQQTCSTAYVEVYNPATNQWTYAASYLPSPRTCVSLLNVNDTELYCFGGIFYNSAGATRKLLTIDDILAYTDGKKAWKQVASMPAPRHNAHIIQHNGETFVVGGQDVEKPDHPVTNVSAMELSSNKFQWKRLKDIPLPISAYGAVIVPPLEG, translated from the exons AtgcatggaagaaaaagaaTTTGGAGCACTGAAAGTCGTTCACGTGCCGACAACGTCACAGTCAGAGGTCATTGCACACATGGAGGCTCTCCATTCATAAGGACACCTATTGAAGGGCATCATAAGGAAGATACGTTTGCAACTAAATTATCTCGCAGCAGTGATACTTCCAAAAAGTCATCTGGTCCTCACTCTGCAGGAGTCCTGAGGGCCCCTAAAAATTTCATTGATTTACAAGGTGAGACCACATCGACCGGGTGCAGCGCAACCCGGGAAACTACTTCGAAGAGCACTGAAAGGTCGGTAGTCAAACAACCCAAACCGTCACCGTATGCAGTTACTTCAGGCGCAACGACTGTTTCACACAACCAAGGCTCTTTGAAGCTAGAAGCGGGAGCCATTGTGCCGTGGGAAGACCTCCAACGTAGGATGGCGCCTCTTGCCTCATTACAACCTGCTGAAAAAGGGCTCCTATATACGAATAATCTGCTAAGTCGGGTTGCAGAGACGGCATCATTGTTGACATCAGGAAAGAACCGCGCCTCCCAGGAAGCCCAGGGGGTACGGAAGAGTCCTACGAGATCATCGAAAGTCCGCGACATAATTCGTCAAATGAATCGGCAGCTTCACTCCAGTGTCGTCACACCTCAAGAGTTCAAATGTCCTGCGTATGCACCACCTGCAGCATGGCCACCGACTCAAACAGATGTTGGTGAGATTATTCGAGACGAAATTGAACATCCGCAAAGTATTCATTACACTTCACCGAACTCGGCAGCTGAAGAAAGGTTCGCCCACGACGTTACTGTTATGCCTACCATCACTCGAGGGTCAATTCGGAACAAATTGCATCCGGGAACGTTCCTGTCCGCGGCAGACAACAGTCGCGGAACGGCAGCTAAACCTCGTAAGCGCGGTAAGTCAATGTTGGACCTGTTCAAGCATGATCGTCCTTCGCTGGCCTGGCCTGATAATGAAAGAGACAACGATGGAACGCCCACTCGTCATTCCATGATAAACGACATCGGGGGAATTGAGAATTATTCATCATTTTCTATGCAGCGTACATCGACGGATGATTATTTTAACTCTCTCAAAACCAACAAGAAGGAAACTATATTTTGGAGCACGAAGCCAtctgaaaacaaaagaagtagacaacaagaacaaaaagagaCGTCGAAAGAGCCGAGGAATGTAGGTAACCCACTGCATCGGAGTCCTGCTTTAATGAATGAAGCAATAACAGCAAAGCTTCCTACAGATGTCCCGGGGACGAAGAAGCATAACACAGTTATTCCCGACCTATGTGTGTTTGGAGAAGGTAGCTTGAGGCTGGGAGACAGCGTGAGTGTGCACTGTGGAAAACCGAGCACATACAGAAATATAACAGAAGCAAAGGAGTCGCAGGTGGTTCACGGCAGCCCTCTAGCGCCAGAATCACCTGAACGAACAGAGAACACGACACGCCTCCTAAGCGATGAATCTCCTGAGAAAAGGGCTACGCAGAATATAGCAGAAAAAATGCCTGGAGTTCCGCCAAATCAGAATAATAGTGAGACTAGCGAGTTACAGGGGCCTGCTAGACAGTCTATCCAAGATGAAGCCCTCACGATAGACGAACTTGCAGAGTACATGAAGCTTGCGAAGGACCTAAAAGTCAGAAGAGGGTCTTGCTTTCCACCGGGAGGCCTTAAGCCAGAAAGGACAGTCACCGCTGCCAGCTCGCGCAGGAAGCCGACTGTAACCATGGAGGCCAAGATAGAGCTTCACGGTAAAGGGCATGTTACGATGACTTTTGACGCGAATGCTGAAGACGAAGCCGAGGCGGACGAAACAAATGTGTTTGAACCTCCTTCCATTGCTTCAGTTCTGCAAACGCCAAAGCGAGCTAGCATGGACGTGAAATATGGGTCTGTTCCGCCATCTACACCGTTCCCGGAAGACATGAAACGAAAGTCCGTTGATTTTGGTCATGTGGGAGACCACAAGAGCCTGACATATGAACCTCTGGAACCACCGTGCACCGTTAGTCACACAGTGGCCAGGTTAGGGCACACAAAGGACCAGGTCAGCCCTTCTTCCCCATCAAAGGACAGCATGTATTTCTCAACGCAAGAGCCATCAGGTGGTGCCCCCAAAGACGTGTCGCCGACGAGTGAGACTAAGACATGCGTAGCCACAGATCTTGCGGCATCGCCGTTGAAATCTGCTATGAAGCATACCCAGAAAGAACAGGCCTCTGAGTCGTTCTCTGCAGCATCGCTTCCGCCAGAAGTAGTACCAGTCTCGCCTGTGTTGGTACCGATACACCCCTCGCTTCCTCTCGAAATGGAAGCAACAAAGAAGTATTATCCTGCAGAGCAATCACCTGCTGCCGCAGACATCAGCGGCTCCGTTCCGTCTGCTGTTTCGCAGTCGTTAGCTGACGCGCAGCCAGAGACATCCCTGAATATTAAGGAGCCTCGTACAGGGCCCGAAGACTTGATCCTACCTGTTCAACCGCAACCTGAAGTGGAACATACTGAGACGACGCATGCCTCACAAAAAACAAGCGAACCATCTCCACCATCTGGCAAGGAACAGCCGGAGTACTCACGCCTCAAGGAAGATGTTCAAACACTAAAATCTGAGCTGCTTTCTTCGTATCAGGTTCTCAAAGTTGACGTCAAACGTGATGAGGAAACTATACCTCCTCCCACGCCGGAAATGAAGGACCTGGTGGCAGACACTGTATCTCACACACGtgaacttacaggcgaaaaGCTGGATACGCAAGAAATCAAGGCAGGAGATGCTGCTGCAGTGAGGGATCTACATACACCAGTGAAGCAAATATTAGGAAGTGTATCACCAATGACTTCTTCGTCGCCTATCCGACATGACCAGCTCACTGCCATGACAGGTTTAATAGTAACAAGCACTTCTACTGTGAGACGTCTGTACGAGGAAAAAGTACCTTCTACGAAATCGCAAACTGATAAAAAACATGACCGCAATGAAAAGCGTGACGCTACAATTGATCGCAGGAAGCCTGGGGCTGTCACCTCTGACGTCCATGGAGCACAAGACTATTTAGCACCAGGCGCGCCTGCATCTTTTGAAACTGTTGCTGAGCCTGTAGCTACAAGTGCTTCAATTGCTTCACCGCCTACATCAGTCGTCTCCGCCACCCAGCCGTCATTGTCGGACGAGCGACCTACACTATTGACCAGGGAAAAGTCCGAAGATATGCCTGTAGCAGAACATATGGTAGCAGTTGAGAGTGAGCCGCACGTGAAAACAGGAGAAAAGTCTGCTACTGAGCCACAGGAGAAGCAACGTACCGAAGCGGCAGAGGAGGCTTTGTCTGCAACGGCGCCTCCTGATATGCAGGGTGAAGTCCACGGAAAAGCACCAAGTACAATGATGTCAGTTGGCAAAATAAGTGAGCCGGCGTCTCAAGAGAAAGCTGACGAAGATTTGCCCGCTTCTAGGGCGGAAAGTAGCGAGGGCACAATACAACCTTATATTGAGAAAAATATAATAGAATCCCCGGTACCAGCTGCCTCAGCGGCTTCTAGGGCGGAGTATAGTGAGGGAACAATACAACCCTATACTGAGAAAAATATAATAGAATCCCCGTTACCAGCTGCCTCAGCGGCTTCTAAGGCGGAGTATAGCGAGGGCACAATACAACCTTATATTGAGAAAAATATAATAGAATCCCCGTTACCAGCTGTCCCAGAGGCTTTTAGGGCGGAATATAGCGAGGGAACAATGCAACCTTATATTGAGAAAGATATAGTAGAATCCCAGTTACCAGCTGTCCCAGCGGAGCTCGTGCCTAGTGACGATCAACATTTACATCAAGAACATGCTGAACTGGGCGAAGCACATGCTGGCGTAACTTCGACTGGCGTTACCGTATCCAAACAGGATAACCTTGAAGAGGAACTTACTGTACAATCCACTCCACAGCACGGTGAGGTAGCTCCCCTTAACGCACAGCCTGTAGAAGGTGATCAAGGCATTCAGAAGCATGACGTTCCCGAGCCTTACGCAAGTGTAGAACAAATCACCCTGGGACCACTGCCCACCGAAACTCCGACAGCCCAGGGGCCTCATGTCGTTGAGAAAGAGGACGGTAATAAACTCGAACGCACACAAGACAAACTGCAGGAACTGCCGGAAAAAATATCTGACGAAACCTTGACGCAGATAGTTGTGCAGCAACCAAGCGCAGAATATGCCTTACCGGCAGAAAGACCTGCCCCGACCCAGCAGGTGTCCAGTGGTGACCAAGATGTGCAACGACGAGAACACGCTCAACCGCAAGAAGCGCGTGCTGAAGAAGCGTCGACCAGTGCCGCCATATCCAAGGAGGATAATCTAGAGAAAGCCCTCGCTGTGCAACCTGCTGCAAAACACGATGAGGAACCTTCCCGCAATGCCAAACCCGCACAAGGCGATCAAAGCATCGAAAAGCATGACGTTGCAATGCGTgcagaagaaacaatacaaaGATCGCCGTCCACCGACGCGGAAGAGGCTGCCCACGAACCTGATGTGGTTGTGAGAGAGCATAATGAACCCGAACAGACGCAGGAGAAATTGCAGCAATTGCCGGTGAAAACGTCAGACGAAACGTTAACACATACTGTTACGCTGAAAGAAAGCTCGGAAGACCGTGAAGTGAAGCCAGATACCAGCAGTCTTCCAGTTGTTCATGAGGAAGACGCCTTATCTCACGAAACAGCTGAAGCGCCGTCCACAGTAATGGAGGAGCTAGAGCGTGTGAGAGCATTGCTCGACTTCGAGGTTGCCCTGTCGAATCAACGGCGCTCCGTTGTCCCCAGAGCCGAAGAATTCCTTCAAGTCCTCACGCCACCCAATGATAAAAAAGAAGTGCACGAGCAAAGTGCTGTGCCTGGAGATGCTTCAGAACTAAAGCCTGGGGGAAAGGCCGAACCTACCGTGGATGTTGATGACGATGCCAATGCATTACAGGCAAGCGACTTCAACGAAGGCCCGATAGCCGATTGGGAATTGGAGCTACACCAGCTGCGTATATCGCGGCTCCAGACCAGTCCTTCTGAAGTACAGCAGGCGCAACCGGTTGCAGAACCTCTTACGCCTTCTCCCATCGCGTCGACCAGCTCCGCCGAATTGAAGAGCGACGAACAAGGTGTGCGGAAGGCAAGAGGAGGACCGCAGAGGTTAACCTCATTTGCGCCTGCTTACGACTCGTCTCTAGTAATTTTGCACGAGAATGATATTCTCAGTTTATCAACGTCCGCCTACGACATCCTTATTCAGTGCGAGCGAGAAATAATACAGCATTTGCCTGACGCCGCAGCTGCCTCTGAAATGCTTGTGAGCACAGAAAGAACTGCAGGAGCGCCTCAAATTGACGGTGAGGCTGCGCGGCAGCAGGTGCCGTCAAGTGAAAATGCAACTCTACCGTCGCCTAAAGAGGATGTTTGCAAAAGAATCGTGCCCGATGCTCATGTTATTGCAAAACCCCGGGTGGGTGAAGCACAAGGTGACAAAGTGCAGGAGAAGATTAGAGAACCGGAGGGAGGGACCCCAGTCGAAGCAGGAAACGAGGAGCATGCCCCGGATGTTACCGTATCAAGGACGCCTGTCGGAGCTGACGTAAAAAGAATggctaccgaagtccctgtagCGCCGAAAGAACCAACTGTAGCAGACAAGACTCAATATGAAGCCACAGACATCAAGGGAGCAAGTACGGAAGAGCAAGTAGGGGATGATAGACGACGCGGAAGTGCACCAGGAGAAAAAGAGCATGAAGGCCACCCGCAGACTGCACCAGCTGGATATGCACCAGTTAACTTCGGAGATCAGCTAACTCACACACGTGAAGCGACAGGTCCCAGAGAGGCTGAAGCATCAGGTGCTCTCGTGGAAATAACGCCAACCGAGATTGCTTTAAGGGAAGAATCTCCACAGGCTATGGTAGCAAGAGATGTTCCTGATGCTTGTGTTGAAGCTCAAGACTTACAGCTTGAAGAAAAACGGATGCCAGAAACGATCGAATATACGGGAAGCATACCCGTACAAAAAGAGAGCGCGAAGCCTGAAACAAAGGTCCCAACAACTGGGGAACCCGACCTAGTTGGAGCAAGGCCGGATTCAGGAACAAAGCATGACGAAGGAGACGAGACTGCAAGCGTGATACCACATAAACCTGCAAAGCAAGTTCCCGATGAAAGCGGTATATCGCCAGAAGGGGAGGAGGAACAAGAGGAAGCGACGAAAGCCGCAAGAAAAGCATCCCCTGGACCACTTCCTGCGGAAACAAGGGTAACTGAAAGCGATGATATAGTGCGGAAACCTACCGCGGAAAAGACACACTACAAACAGCTCCCCTCAATTGAAGAGGCTGAGGAACAACAAAGCGTGGAAGCCGAAAAGGAGGCTGTATCGAAAACACCTGAGGATGCAGTCGTCCACCCAGACAAGGAAACAGCAGGAGGCCTAGAAGGTAAAATCTCTGTTGATGACTCTGAACTAGCTGCAACCGAGAGAATAGAACCCGACAGCAATGTCACGGAAGAAGCACCATGCAATGTTGAAGCAGAACGGCGCGCCTTCAGCCAAGACTCATGGGAGACGGAGTTACGACAACTTCGTAACTCCCGGTTGCAGTACAGCCCTCATGAAGCTGAACAACTAAAAGCGGGTCCCGAAGCTCTTCCAGTGTCACATATACCGACCAGAGCTGGTGATGAACAACTAAATGAAACCGTCATTACGACTGTGGTCGAAGGAGGAGGACCAAGACAGGGTGCGCCGGGACCTCAGCGCTTCACGTCTTTCTCACCCACAGTGACCAGTGACGACAGTGTTGTAATCGTCTACGAGCGCGACATTTTAAATTTTCTGACGTCAGATTACGAAATTCGCATTCACAGCGAGCGAGAAGTGAAAGAGCGTTTTCGAGATATACGGGTGTCGAAGCAGCCTTTGTCGTCGGAGGCCACACGGGAAATCGTCACGTCACAAGTACAGCCTCCGGAGGAAATTGCTACCAAAGATGTGTCAGCTCCGAAGGAAACGAGAAAAGATGTTTTTAAGGAGCTTGTTCCCAGTCAATTTCTGCCTGCGTCTCCTGGGGTAGGCCCCGAGCCGAAGCTACAAACTGCACCTCATGAACCCATTCTGGGCACAGAAGATTCAGAGAAAAAACCAGCTCTGGAAGATGTGTCTGTCACGGAGTCGGCAACTAAACTTCCACTTACAGACACACGTTTGCCGCCTCAGCAGCACGAAACAAAAGATTCACGGGCCACACCAGAGAAAGAGAGCCGCAAAACGCCAGTAGCTGAAACCGTGGCTCCTTTGAAGGAGGCTAAAGGTCACACCGCAGACATCGGCGAAGAGAAAGCAGGCTCAGTGCCTGAGGGAAAAGCGGACAACGTGGATGACAAGCCTGTGCTCCCTGAAGAGCAAAGTGCACTGCCCCGCATAGAGTCCACAGAGGACCAGATTGCTGGTGCAGTGGCCTCTGGTGAAACTAGAATTATTGCAGTTAAAACGAATGAGatcatagaaaggacaaatactgaGGTTGCATTGCCGGAGCCTTCCCAAGTAGCCCTTATGGAAGAATTTCCTGATGTGACGAAAGCGCTCGAAGTTGTGAGTGCAAATGAAAAGCACATTCTGCAGGACGAGGCCGTGGTAAAGAGCGAAGCCATACCCGTGCAAGAAGGCCCAGAGCCCCCGGAGACCGAAGCAAAAGCGGAACCCGTCGGAGAAAGTGACTTGCATGAAGATCGCATTAGCGCTAACGAAACAGTGCCAGGAAGCGTCCCATTGATAGCTGCGTCGTCCAGTGGACTACCTGTCGAGTACAGTGAAGCTCCTGTCGCAGAAGTCGGCTCGCGTGAGATATCAACAGAGGACGAAAAACGTGTGCAGGCACCCCTCGATACGCAACCCGAAGACTACGCTTCACTGAAGAAAGTGATCACGCTGGAAGAACTGAAGGAGATTGAAACAAAACTTCTGCAAACATGCACGCTGAACAACGCACTCTTTACGGAGATGCCCTGCACTGAAGAGAGGGATGTCAAAGCTATTTCTCTTATAGAGCCGTATGAGGAAAGACAAATATCAGAAGAAACAAGAGGCGAGACTGCATATGAGCCAGCTACCAGCGCACTGTTAGAGGAACCCGAGCTAGTGAAGCAGGAGCCGTATGGTCAACTGGACCATATTGAATCTTATATGGCCGATTTGTTAGAAGGAGGAATTGTCTTGCCTGAGGCAACCTTAACTGGTCTATCGTCAGCAAGTGTAAAGTCACCACTTCATGATGACCTGCAAACTGCTGTAGTAGAATACGTCTCCCATGATATATCAACAGAGGACGAAAAGCATGTGCAAGCGCGTTTGGATACACAACCTGAAAATACGCTCTTGGCGGAAATGGAACGGCCTAGCATGCCCTACACTCCGGGTGCGAAACCTGCTTCTCTTGGTGAACCGGCTGGGGAAGCGCTGGTACCTCGAGAAACGCGAGACGTCACTGCATCAGAACCAGCAGCCAGCGCAGTGATAGACGAATCCGAGCTAGCAAGAAACGCATTAGATTCACATGGTCAGCTGGACCTGATTGAATCTTACATGGTTGATTTGTTAGCGGGGGGAACTGTCTTGCACTATGAAACCTTAAGTGGCCCATCTCCTGTTCATGACGAACCATCAATAGCAGGCGCCGAAATCCCATGCCAGGATTCCTCAGTATTCCTTGTAGCTGCTCCTGTCGAGAGCCTTCCCGCCCGCCCTAGCACTCGTACTGCTGATACGCAGACGGAAGTGAGTGCCACTCCGTCGGGTGTGTCCATAGAAACCTGCGTGCATAGCAAGGACCTTCGCGAAGCTTCCACCTACGCATATCTTTCCGAAGACACGGATGATGGCCGAAGAGTTCCAGATGATTATCTCCCACTTTACTTGCATCGAGTGACGCTCAATGATAAG CCCTCAATAGCAGATATGATTCAGAAGATGACACCATGTAGCGAGGAGTGGGAGGAAACTATTCCACTCAACTGGAAGGTGAATCCAGCCAAGGACCTAGAGAAGTGGCCTTCCCcctgtgttcaagacgtccGTTCACCATCCCTTTTGATTCTCGGGGGTATCAACCTGACTGCACTGGACCAAGTCCTCACAG GGTGCGTAATTCTTCGCTACAACTTTGAAGAAAATGAATGGAGACGTTGCAGCATGATGCCCCTTCCTCGTTATGGACACAGATGCGTCTTCATGAATGGAGAGATCTACATCATTG GGGGCTTCGATAACCGCGACGCTAACTACGGGCTACGGATATCCACCAGCTTCTGTTTTCGTTATAATGCTCGATCCGGAGAATGGAGCGTGGTGGCACCGCTCAAGCACGCAAGGGGATATCACGGGGTTACTGTCGTCAATGGCCGCATCTACGCTGTTGGCGGCGTTGACGCTAATGATAT GCTGCTGTCCAGCGTGGAATGGTACAACCACGATGATAATTCCTGGACCGTACTGGACAAGGGCCTGTACTGCGGTCGAATGGGAATGGGAGTGACAGCGTTTCAGAACAACTTGTGGGTCGTCGGGGGCATCGTGCAGATCACTGGCCAGCAGACATGCTCAACGGCATACGTTGAAGTCTACAATCCAGCAACAAACCA GTGGACATACGCAGCCAGCTACTTACCATCTCCACGAACGTGTGTGTCGCTTCTGAACGTCAACGACACGGAATTATATTGCTTCGGCGGCATCTTCTACAACTCCGCGGGTGCAACACGAAAGTTGCTCACCATCGACGACATCCTGGCGTACACAGACGGCAAAAAGGCGTGGAAACAGGTGGCCAGCATGCCTGCACCACGCCATAATGCACACATCATACAGCACA ATGGCGAAACTTTCGTCGTGGGCGGCCAGGACGTGGAGAAGCCAGACCATCCAGTGACAAACGTCTCAGCCATGGAGCTGTCCAGCAACAAATTCCAATGGAAACGCCTCAAGGACATACCTCTACCGATCTCCGCCTATGGAGCTGTCATCGTGCCACCCTTGGAAGGATAA